Genomic window (Eriocheir sinensis breed Jianghai 21 chromosome 57, ASM2467909v1, whole genome shotgun sequence):
atgtggtattggtgtgctggatatcccttcactggtagcctggtaacatacactcccaggtctttctctgcctctgtggtggatagtggagtgtttcccatgtggtattggtgtgctggatatcccttcactggtagcctggtaacatacactcccaggtctttctctgcctctgtggtggatagtggagtgtttcccatgtggtattggtgtgctggatatcccttcactggtagcctggtaacatacactcccaggtctttctctgcctctgtggtggatagtggagtgtttcccatgtggtattggtgtgctggatatcccttcactggtagcctggtaacatacactcccaggtctttctctgcctctgtggtggatagtggagtgtttcccatgtggtattggtgtgctggatatcccctcccaaggtgctggactttacatttttctccagtgaattgtagcagccactttttgctccattcctgttgcttAGTGAGGCCTTCTGGTAGGAAtttagtcaaggggttaaagttaCCCATCTAGACTAACTCAGTTCTCATCTATCTTTATTATTGCGTTTGTCGAGAATTCAAGATGTCGATTCTGAATAATATCTGCGTCGAAAGTTCCGGTTTATGTATCTGTCTTCGGAAGTATTAATCCGACCTTCCTAACTCAAATTTTCATCGCATATCCTATCATTAACTCGGTGTAAATGCTTGATAATAGGGGGAGTATTGCATGTTATTTACGATCTATCTTCAAGACAAATCACCTAAGCGGCAAACATAAGTCTCATTTTAAGTATAGGGGCGCATGTGTGaatctgtgtgagagagagagagagagagagagatggggtgttAGGGGTTGTTCATTACCAAAACAGCTTATATAATTGTCATTCTAattattggaagagagagagagagagagagagagagagagagagagagagagagagagagagagagatggggggtagGGTAGTGCTGATAAACGAGGATCAATTTTCACCTTGCAGCTGTCcattaccttgtgtgtgtgtgtgtgtgtgtgtgtgtgtgtgtgtgtgtgtgagaagacaAGTGTTCAGTCTGTGTACATTAGggtcaccacacacaccacccagaAGATGGTGAGTCCAATATGTCAagatgatcattattattattttatttttatattattttttttcacggcaaaggaaacggctcaaaggcaaagaaaaggaaaacagtaatgAAAGAATAGCccgcaaatgtgtgtgtgtgtgtgtgtgtgtgtgtgtgtgtgtgtgtgtgattaagttttaacccgtccgctgcgattgtcagggattttgccttcactggtagcctggtaacatacactcccaggtctttctctgcctctgtggtggatagtggagtgtttcccatgtggtattggtgtgctggatatcccttcactggtagcctggtaacatacactcccaggtctgtctctggctctgtggtggatagtggagtgtttcccatgtggtattggtgtgctggatatcccctcccaaggtgcaggactttacatttttctccagtgaattgtagcagccactttttgttccattcctgtagcttggtgaggtcttctggtaggaaatctagtcaaggggttaaactctGGCTGACAGTCGAATATGTAATTTTTTCTCGACCTGATTTTTTCATAGTTAGTGATATGAAAGTGAAAATTCAGACTCATCAActtaccatttttattttttttacacagacTTCATTTTGCCGCATTTACCGACATGGGAGTGAAAATTCAGACACCAATTTGTACGTGTTTACCAACATGAAGATGAAAATTCAAACTCGCCGCTCACTCCTTGATCTCGTAACGCACGGATCATATCAAGTCCGAGACGCTACGACCTTGACAGACGTATTGGTAATCATCTGTGagcgtgtgtgtttttgtgtcgCCGGTAAGGGGGAAAAAACTTACTTGCTCGAGGGTACGTGGATTATCACAGACCCTTACGACATATACAATTATGggttaaatagatagagagatagatacattTTGCCGTCCACGCTCATCccaattctttatttatttatcctttttacgtatttatttttatttattattttttttcgtgcaCAGCCGATACGCtcatgagatagatagatagatggatagatagatcgtTTCCTTTCGTACTGTATTCAttcatcatatttatttattcactacaATATAAGTATGAGGAAAAAATGAGTATGTGTTAGGGTGAGCAGAGGAGAGTTAGTGTGAGTGCTGGAAGGAGTAGTGTG
Coding sequences:
- the LOC126984505 gene encoding uncharacterized protein LOC126984505 isoform X4 yields the protein MFVLVNPSAAIVRDFAFTGSLVTYTPRSLSASVVDSGVFPMWYWCAGYPFTGSLVTYTPRSFSASVVDSGVFPMWYWCAGYPFTGSLVTYTPRSFSASVVDSGVFPMWYWCAGYPFTGSLVTYTPRSFSASVVDSGVFPMWYWCAGYPLPRCRTLHFSPVNCSSHFLFHSCSLVRSSGRKSSQGVKLWLTVEYVIFSRPDFFIVSDMKVKIQTHQLTIFIFFTQTSFCRIYRHGSENSDTNLYVFTNMKMKIQTRRSLLDLVTHGSYQVRDATTLTDVLVIICERVCFCVAGKGEKTYLLEGTWIITDPYDIYNYGLNR
- the LOC126984505 gene encoding uncharacterized protein LOC126984505 isoform X2, whose product is MFVLVNPSAAIVRDFAFTGSLVTYTPRSLSASVVDSGVFPMWYWCAGYPFTGSLVTYTPRSLSASVVDSGVFPMWYWCAGYPFTGSLVTYTPRSFSASVVDSGVFPMWYWCAGYPFTGSLVTYTPRSFSASVVDSGVFPMWYWCAGYPFTGSLVTYTPRSFSASVVDSGVFPMWYWCAGYPLPRCRTLHFSPVNCSSHFLFHSCSLVRSSGRKSSQGVKLWLTVEYVIFSRPDFFIVSDMKVKIQTHQLTIFIFFTQTSFCRIYRHGSENSDTNLYVFTNMKMKIQTRRSLLDLVTHGSYQVRDATTLTDVLVIICERVCFCVAGKGEKTYLLEGTWIITDPYDIYNYGLNR
- the LOC126984505 gene encoding uncharacterized protein LOC126984505 isoform X1; this encodes MFVLVNPSAAIVRDFAFTGSLVTYTPRSLSASVVDSGVFPMWYWCAGYPFTGSLVTYTPRSLSASVVDSGVFPMWYWCAGYPFTGSLVTYTPRSLSASVVDSGVFPMWYWCAGYPFTGSLVTYTPRSFSASVVDSGVFPMWYWCAGYPFTGSLVTYTPRSFSASVVDSGVFPMWYWCAGYPFTGSLVTYTPRSFSASVVDSGVFPMWYWCAGYPLPRCRTLHFSPVNCSSHFLFHSCSLVRSSGRKSSQGVKLWLTVEYVIFSRPDFFIVSDMKVKIQTHQLTIFIFFTQTSFCRIYRHGSENSDTNLYVFTNMKMKIQTRRSLLDLVTHGSYQVRDATTLTDVLVIICERVCFCVAGKGEKTYLLEGTWIITDPYDIYNYGLNR
- the LOC126984505 gene encoding uncharacterized protein LOC126984505 isoform X3 → MFVLVNPSAAIVRDFAFTGSLVTYTPRSLSASVVDSGVFPMWYWCAGYPFTGSLVTYTPRSLSASVVDSGVFPMWYWCAGYPFTGSLVTYTPRSLSASVVDSGVFPMWYWCAGYPFTGSLVTYTPRSFSASVVDSGVFPMWYWCAGYPFTGSLVTYTPRSFSASVVDSGVFPMWYWCAGYPLPRCRTLHFSPVNCSSHFLFHSCSLVRSSGRKSSQGVKLWLTVEYVIFSRPDFFIVSDMKVKIQTHQLTIFIFFTQTSFCRIYRHGSENSDTNLYVFTNMKMKIQTRRSLLDLVTHGSYQVRDATTLTDVLVIICERVCFCVAGKGEKTYLLEGTWIITDPYDIYNYGLNR
- the LOC126984505 gene encoding uncharacterized protein LOC126984505 isoform X5: MFVLVNPSAAIVRDFAFTGSLVTYTPRSLSASVVDSGVFPMWYWCAGYPFTGSLVTYTPRSLSASVVDSGVFPMWYWCAGYPFTGSLVTYTPRSFSASVVDSGVFPMWYWCAGYPFTGSLVTYTPRSFSASVVDSGVFPMWYWCAGYPLPRCRTLHFSPVNCSSHFLFHSCSLVRSSGRKSSQGVKLWLTVEYVIFSRPDFFIVSDMKVKIQTHQLTIFIFFTQTSFCRIYRHGSENSDTNLYVFTNMKMKIQTRRSLLDLVTHGSYQVRDATTLTDVLVIICERVCFCVAGKGEKTYLLEGTWIITDPYDIYNYGLNR